One part of the Ralstonia pickettii genome encodes these proteins:
- the argB gene encoding acetylglutamate kinase — MTASAAPDPAGLDPELAHIAPPVKADILAQALPYIRKFHGKTIVIKYGGNAMTEEKLKHSFARDVILLKLVGMNPVVVHGGGPQIDEALKKVGKQGAFIQGMRVTDEETMEVVEWVLGGEVQQDIVMLINQYGGQAVGLTGKDGGLIRAKKLKMPDREKPGEFLDIGFVGDIETINPAVVKALQDDAFIPVISPIGFSDEGQAYNINADVVAGKMAEILKAEKLVMMTNIPGVMDKQGNLLTDLSAREIDELFADGTISGGMLPKISSALDAAKSGVNSVHIVDGRIEHSLLLEILTEQAFGTMIRSH; from the coding sequence ATGACCGCTTCTGCTGCCCCCGACCCTGCTGGCCTCGACCCCGAACTCGCGCATATCGCGCCACCGGTGAAGGCTGACATTCTTGCGCAGGCTCTGCCTTACATTCGCAAGTTCCACGGCAAGACCATCGTTATCAAATACGGTGGCAACGCCATGACGGAAGAAAAGCTCAAGCACAGCTTTGCGCGCGACGTGATCCTGCTCAAGCTGGTCGGCATGAACCCGGTGGTGGTGCACGGCGGTGGCCCGCAAATTGACGAAGCCCTGAAGAAGGTCGGCAAGCAAGGCGCCTTCATCCAGGGCATGCGCGTGACCGACGAAGAGACCATGGAAGTGGTCGAGTGGGTGCTCGGCGGCGAAGTCCAGCAGGACATCGTCATGCTGATCAACCAATACGGCGGCCAGGCGGTCGGCCTGACCGGCAAGGACGGCGGGTTGATCCGCGCCAAAAAGCTGAAGATGCCGGATCGGGAGAAGCCGGGCGAGTTTCTCGACATCGGCTTCGTGGGCGACATCGAGACGATCAATCCGGCCGTGGTCAAGGCGCTGCAGGACGACGCGTTCATTCCGGTCATTTCGCCGATCGGCTTCTCTGACGAAGGCCAGGCCTACAACATCAATGCCGATGTCGTCGCCGGCAAGATGGCCGAGATCCTGAAAGCCGAAAAGCTGGTCATGATGACCAACATTCCGGGCGTGATGGACAAGCAGGGCAACCTGCTGACCGACCTGTCGGCGCGCGAGATCGACGAATTGTTTGCCGACGGTACGATCTCGGGCGGCATGCTGCCGAAGATTTCGTCGGCACTGGATGCCGCCAAGAGCGGCGTGAACTCGGTGCACATCGTCGATGGCCGCATCGAGCACTCGCTGCTGCTGGAAATCCTGACCGAACAGGCGTTCGGCACGATGATCCGCTCGCACTGA
- a CDS encoding zf-HC2 domain-containing protein, producing the protein MPNRWGLPTCKEAHRMLVSKMDRDLSTGERLRLRVHLFACDACTRFSHQMGFLRQAMHKLGHDDDGSSQA; encoded by the coding sequence ATGCCGAACCGTTGGGGACTACCCACCTGCAAAGAAGCCCACCGCATGCTGGTGTCGAAGATGGACCGCGACCTGTCCACAGGTGAGCGGCTGCGCCTACGTGTGCATTTGTTTGCCTGCGATGCGTGTACGCGGTTCTCACACCAGATGGGGTTTCTGCGGCAGGCAATGCACAAGCTCGGGCACGACGACGACGGGAGCAGCCAAGCGTGA
- a CDS encoding response regulator transcription factor, whose protein sequence is MQQPAPFLILDDDDVFAQTLARALTRRGFAPQIAHTGGEALALARQTRFSHVTVDLHLATSDKGLMPHGGTDSGLHWIAPLRQALPEARMLILTGYASIATAVQAVKLGADEYLAKPANVDSILLALQVGVSEAVAEQTMENPAPLSVARLEWEHIQRVLAEHGGNISATARALNMHRRTLQRKLGKRPVAK, encoded by the coding sequence ATGCAGCAGCCCGCCCCCTTTCTGATCCTCGATGACGACGACGTCTTTGCGCAGACGCTGGCGCGCGCGCTCACGCGCCGCGGCTTTGCTCCGCAGATCGCCCACACCGGCGGCGAGGCACTGGCCCTGGCGCGCCAGACGCGCTTCTCGCATGTCACCGTCGATCTGCATCTGGCCACCAGCGACAAGGGACTGATGCCCCATGGCGGCACGGATTCGGGCCTGCACTGGATTGCTCCATTGCGCCAGGCGCTGCCCGAGGCGCGCATGTTGATCCTCACGGGCTATGCGAGCATCGCCACCGCCGTGCAGGCGGTCAAGCTAGGCGCTGATGAATATTTGGCCAAGCCGGCCAATGTCGACTCGATTTTGCTGGCGCTGCAAGTCGGCGTGTCTGAAGCCGTGGCTGAACAGACGATGGAGAACCCCGCGCCGCTGTCCGTCGCTCGCCTGGAATGGGAACACATTCAGCGCGTACTCGCCGAGCACGGCGGCAATATCTCCGCCACGGCGCGGGCGCTCAACATGCACCGTCGGACGCTGCAGCGCAAATTGGGCAAGCGGCCGGTCGCAAAATAA
- a CDS encoding sigma-70 family RNA polymerase sigma factor gives MAIAPDQLDALRPHLLRFAQLQLRDTALAEDTVADTILAVLEHPERFAGNASLKTYVIGILKHKIIDAIRSGRREVRVSLLAGGESDEAGMRSDEAVFDSLFAADGHYTSPPSDWGDPDAALSRREFFDVLQMCVDRLPPRVGRVFMMREWLELETDEICQELQITATNAWALLYRARMRLRECLDLHWFGNQPTAA, from the coding sequence ATGGCCATCGCACCCGACCAACTCGACGCGCTGCGCCCTCACCTGCTGCGCTTTGCGCAATTGCAATTGCGCGACACGGCCCTGGCCGAAGACACGGTGGCCGACACCATCCTGGCGGTGCTCGAACATCCCGAGCGCTTTGCCGGCAACGCCTCGCTCAAGACTTACGTCATCGGCATCCTCAAGCACAAGATCATCGATGCGATCCGCTCGGGGCGGCGCGAAGTGCGCGTCTCGCTGCTTGCAGGCGGTGAATCCGACGAGGCCGGCATGCGTTCCGACGAGGCCGTCTTCGACAGTCTGTTCGCCGCCGACGGCCATTACACGAGCCCGCCGTCCGACTGGGGCGACCCCGATGCCGCGCTGTCGCGGCGCGAGTTCTTCGACGTGCTGCAAATGTGCGTCGATCGCCTGCCGCCGCGCGTTGGCCGCGTCTTCATGATGCGCGAATGGCTGGAGCTGGAAACCGACGAAATCTGTCAGGAATTGCAGATCACCGCGACCAATGCCTGGGCACTGCTCTACCGTGCCCGCATGCGCCTGCGCGAGTGCCTTGACCTGCACTGGTTCGGCAATCAGCCCACTGCCGCCTGA
- a CDS encoding CsbD family protein encodes MNWDQIEGKWDQAKGKIKEKWGQLTDDDLTVIRGKRDQLAGKIQERYGYTKERAEDELKAWERDTRW; translated from the coding sequence ATGAACTGGGATCAGATCGAAGGCAAATGGGATCAAGCCAAGGGCAAGATCAAGGAAAAGTGGGGCCAGCTCACCGACGATGATCTGACGGTGATCCGCGGCAAGCGCGATCAGCTTGCCGGCAAGATCCAGGAGCGCTACGGCTATACGAAGGAACGCGCTGAAGACGAACTCAAGGCGTGGGAGCGCGACACCCGCTGGTAA
- a CDS encoding copper chaperone PCu(A)C: MTSRLIRSSAALAVLTAGLLASVTAYAQVTVQDAWVRGTVPGQTSSGAFMTLQSADGAKVVGVSTPVAGTAEIHEMKMEGNVMRMRAVPSLELPKGQTVQLKPGGYHVMLMDLKQPLAKDATVPLTLKVELADKRVVEQKVEARVRDLTAGNMPAMNHGGEHKH, from the coding sequence ATGACGTCCCGGTTGATCCGTTCTTCCGCAGCCTTGGCTGTGCTCACCGCTGGCCTGCTCGCCAGCGTCACCGCTTACGCGCAGGTCACGGTGCAAGACGCGTGGGTGCGCGGCACGGTGCCCGGCCAGACGTCCAGCGGCGCATTCATGACGCTGCAATCGGCCGACGGTGCCAAGGTGGTGGGCGTGTCGACGCCCGTGGCCGGCACGGCCGAGATTCATGAAATGAAGATGGAAGGCAACGTCATGCGCATGCGCGCCGTTCCGTCGCTGGAGCTGCCGAAGGGCCAGACGGTGCAGCTCAAGCCGGGTGGCTACCACGTGATGCTCATGGACCTGAAGCAGCCGCTGGCCAAGGACGCCACCGTGCCGCTCACGCTGAAGGTGGAGCTGGCTGACAAGCGCGTCGTCGAGCAGAAGGTCGAGGCCCGCGTGCGCGACCTGACCGCCGGCAACATGCCCGCCATGAACCACGGTGGCGAACACAAACATTGA
- a CDS encoding ATP-binding protein has product MLSTLSLAAPLLDASSLRRLFWLRWSLLATQLVLMLLAPLVFGVQLPVVPLLSVMGLHALFNLLTGWRVRRNRPVQHIEITVQLLVDLTALSALLYFTGGATNPFVSFYLPALAIAAAVLPIAHVVGLTLYALAAYSMMLGNYIPLKLANQADALAYHLAGMWIDFVASSAMIAGFTARLSAALRESDAQLTEARERLLREQRIEALMSQGASVAHEMGTPLSTVAVITGELQHDAKQPDSPLAPYREDLRAIEQQLELCRAALARLQSKPNDGAPEPLGQWLPGFTQTWQLRHPDIRLHTEASPAAQAVELDAVNVGQILTILLDNAARSQHHAGRDLVPLLLTARIDANPDAPRDMPPQIVLSIVDTGLGLPEDLRASLGRTPVPSRHGGRGIGLYLASTTARRLGGTVTLRPNPPQGAIAELRLPIGGPTEHPAAPIMGAPTLFT; this is encoded by the coding sequence ATGCTTTCCACCCTGTCTCTTGCCGCCCCGCTGCTGGATGCCTCCAGTCTACGCCGCCTGTTTTGGCTGCGATGGAGCCTGCTGGCCACCCAACTGGTCCTGATGCTGCTCGCGCCGCTGGTATTTGGCGTGCAACTGCCGGTGGTGCCGCTGTTGAGCGTGATGGGCCTGCACGCGCTGTTCAACCTGCTGACCGGATGGCGGGTGCGGCGCAACCGGCCCGTGCAGCATATCGAGATCACCGTTCAACTGCTGGTGGACCTGACCGCGCTGTCCGCCCTGCTGTATTTCACAGGTGGCGCGACCAACCCGTTTGTCTCGTTCTATCTGCCGGCGCTGGCGATTGCCGCCGCCGTGCTGCCGATCGCTCACGTGGTCGGCCTGACGCTGTACGCCCTGGCCGCCTACAGCATGATGCTCGGCAACTACATCCCGCTGAAGCTGGCGAACCAGGCCGATGCATTGGCCTATCACCTGGCCGGCATGTGGATCGATTTTGTGGCCAGCAGCGCGATGATCGCCGGCTTTACGGCGCGCCTGTCCGCCGCGCTGCGCGAGAGCGATGCACAGCTGACCGAAGCGCGCGAGCGGCTGCTGCGCGAACAACGCATCGAAGCTTTGATGTCGCAAGGCGCGAGCGTGGCGCATGAAATGGGCACGCCGCTGTCTACCGTGGCCGTCATCACCGGCGAACTGCAGCACGACGCGAAGCAGCCCGACTCCCCACTCGCTCCGTACCGTGAAGACCTGCGCGCCATCGAACAGCAGCTCGAGCTGTGCCGCGCCGCGCTGGCGAGACTGCAGAGCAAACCCAACGACGGCGCGCCGGAGCCGCTCGGCCAATGGCTACCGGGTTTTACGCAGACGTGGCAGCTTCGCCATCCGGACATCCGCCTCCACACGGAGGCGTCGCCCGCGGCACAGGCAGTGGAATTGGATGCGGTGAACGTCGGTCAGATTCTTACCATCCTGCTCGACAACGCTGCCCGGAGCCAGCACCACGCCGGGCGCGACCTGGTGCCACTGCTGCTGACCGCCAGGATCGACGCCAACCCCGATGCGCCACGCGATATGCCCCCACAGATCGTGCTGTCCATCGTCGATACGGGGTTGGGCTTGCCGGAAGACCTGCGCGCCTCGCTTGGCCGCACGCCGGTGCCAAGCCGGCACGGCGGACGCGGCATCGGGCTGTATCTGGCCTCCACCACGGCGCGCCGGCTGGGTGGTACCGTGACGCTGCGTCCGAACCCGCCGCAAGGCGCCATTGCCGAACTCCGCCTGCCGATCGGTGGTCCGACAGAACACCCGGCCGCTCCCATCATGGGCGCGCCCACCCTCTTTACATAA